One Persephonella sp. genomic window carries:
- a CDS encoding DUF3157 family protein, translating into MRKALIILSSISIFSFSFAQSLEERVQQLEKKVRELEQRLNKLENKQEKTGIISTSEITDVIVASPEQKLISYKVLSKKFKPAALKESLWDRNDKIILKMEFKNNLNKEINNINGKVIIYDKNGKELMSTKVNVNKALNFFSGTTIKPGETVKMNVEFVYDKNKSEDRKVKEASLNDLVVKFYPLKIEFADGTTKYIKYKR; encoded by the coding sequence ATGAGAAAAGCATTAATCATTTTATCCTCTATTTCTATATTTTCCTTTTCCTTTGCCCAGTCTCTTGAGGAAAGGGTTCAGCAGTTAGAGAAAAAAGTTCGGGAGTTGGAACAAAGGCTTAATAAACTTGAAAATAAACAGGAAAAAACAGGAATTATATCAACTTCAGAAATTACTGATGTTATAGTGGCTTCTCCGGAACAAAAATTAATTTCATATAAGGTTCTATCCAAAAAATTTAAACCTGCGGCATTAAAAGAAAGTCTATGGGATAGAAATGACAAAATAATTCTTAAAATGGAATTTAAAAATAATCTGAACAAAGAAATAAACAACATAAACGGCAAAGTTATTATTTATGACAAAAACGGCAAAGAACTTATGTCAACAAAGGTTAATGTGAATAAAGCTTTAAACTTTTTCTCCGGAACAACCATTAAACCCGGGGAAACGGTAAAAATGAATGTTGAGTTTGTTTACGATAAAAACAAATCTGAAGATAGAAAGGTTAAAGAAGCAAGCCTTAATGACCTTGTGGTTAAATTTTATCCGCTTAAAA
- the secG gene encoding preprotein translocase subunit SecG, whose amino-acid sequence MGILFTILSILLVIDAILLVIIVLMQKTKGAEIGAIFGSGAAAAVLGAGASNILTKITYWLGGIFLFLVFALSYIHHKTVTSGSVVNEIPSQQAPVKQQEQTK is encoded by the coding sequence ATGGGAATACTTTTTACGATACTATCTATTCTTCTTGTTATAGATGCTATTTTACTTGTCATAATAGTTCTTATGCAAAAAACAAAAGGTGCTGAGATTGGTGCTATTTTTGGTTCAGGTGCTGCAGCCGCAGTTCTAGGAGCAGGTGCTTCAAATATTCTTACCAAAATAACATACTGGCTTGGGGGAATATTTTTATTCCTTGTATTTGCATTATCATATATTCATCACAAAACTGTTACATCAGGTTCCGTTGTTAATGAGATACCTTCCCAGCAAGCACCAGTAAAACAACAGGAGCAAACAAAATGA